Proteins from a single region of Carassius gibelio isolate Cgi1373 ecotype wild population from Czech Republic chromosome B15, carGib1.2-hapl.c, whole genome shotgun sequence:
- the ap1s3a gene encoding AP-1 complex subunit sigma-3a, translating to MMRFLLLFSRQGKLRLQKWFTALSDRDKKKIIRDVTQMVLVRPPKSCNFLQWRDLKIVYRRYASLYFCCGLEQGDNELLTLELLHRYVELLDQYFGNVCELDIIFNFEKAYFILDEFIIGGEVQETSKASVAKSMEEADSLQETMEEYVNKPTY from the exons ATG ATGCGTTTCTTGCTGCTGTTCAGTCGTCAGGGGAAACTCCGGCTGCAGAAATGGTTCACGGCTCTCAGCGATCGCGACAAGAAAAAGATCATAAGAGACGTTACACAAATGGTGCTGGTGCGACCGCCGAAGTCCTGCAACTTCCTGCAGTGGAGGGATCTGAAGATCGTCTacaggag GTATGCAAGTCTGTATTTCTGTTGTGGTTTGGAGCAAGGAGACAATGAACTGCTCACACTGGAGCTTCTGCACAGATACGTCGAGCTGCTGGATCAGTACTTTGGCAAT GTGTGTGaattagatattatttttaaCTTCGAGAAGGCATACTTTATCCTGGATGAGTTTATTATTGGTGGAGAGGTGCAGGAGACATCCAAAGCATCTGTGGCCAAATCAATGGAGGAGGCGGATTCTCTTCAGgag ACGATGGAGGAGTATGTAAACAAACCCACATACTGA